Genomic segment of Mycolicibacterium psychrotolerans:
TTCGTCGGCCCGCACATCCGCCGCCTCACCCCGCGTGCGGCGATGCTCGGCACGCTGGCGGGTATCTCGATCACGTTCATCTCCATGCGGCCCGCCGCGCAGATGTGGGAGGCCGCGTGGATCGGGCTGCCCGTGCTGGCGATCATCCTGATCGGCTTCTTCACCGACATCAAGCTGCCGTTCGGCATCCCGGTGGGGCTGGCTGCGCTGCTCGTCGGCACCGCGATCGGCTGGATCGGCGGGTTCATGTCGGCACCGGATGTGGGACAGGCCGTGTCCGACATCGCGATCGGCGTGCCGGATCCGCGCATCGACATGCTGTTCGCCGGGCTGTCGAACCTGGCGCCGCTGCTGGGCACCGCGATTCCGCTGGGCGTGTACAACTTCACCGAAGCGATGAGCAACGTCGAGAGCGCCGCGGCCGCCGGGGACAACTACAACCTGCGCAGCGTGCTGCTCGCCGACGGTGCGGGTGCGGTGGTCGGTTCCGCGTTCGGCTCCCCGTTCCCGCCCGCCGTCTACATCGGGCACCCCGGCTGGAAGGACGCCGGCGGCCGGGCCGGCTACTCGCTGGCCAGCGGAGTCGTCATCGGAATCCTCTGCTTCCTCGGGCTTTTCGGGGTGCTCGACGCGCTGCTCCCGGTACCGGCGATCGTGCCGATCCTGCTCTACATCGGCCTGCTGATCGGCGCGCAGGCGTTCCAGGCGGTGCCGCGGCTACACGCGATCGCCGTGGTGGCCGCGATCCTTCCGAACCTGGCCCAGTGGGCCAGCGGTCTGATCGACAACGCGCTGAACGCCGCCGGCACGTCGGCCACACAGGTCGGCATGGACGCACTGGGCAATGCCGGTGTGGTCTATGAGGGACTGCAGACCCTCGGCGAAGGCGCGGTGCTGGTCGGCCTGATCCTGGGCACGATGGTCACTTTCATCCTGGAGAAGAAGTTCCGCTACGCCGCCATCGCGTCGGCGGTGGGCGCGGTGCTGTCGTTCATCGGGCTGATCCATGCGCCCGAGGTGTCCTGGGCCGCGAATCCTCAAGTGGCGCTGGGCTATGCGCTTTTCGGCGTGGTCTGCCTGCTGTACTCGCTGCTACCCGGCGCGAAGGATCCGGTGCAGGTCGACGAAGCCGACGTGGTGGCGGGCCACTGATTCGGGTCCAGTGGCGGGCCACTATCTGTCTGCGACGAACGGCACCACCGCGTCGTCGCCGAGTCGCACGTACATCCGCCGCCACGGGTCGGCGCCCTCCAGGCGCCACTGGTGGCCCGAGCCGGTGGTGTCCTCGGCGAGCAGGACGTCACCGGGGGCCTGCCGGAACTGCTCGCCGTCGCGGGTGATGAACTGCAGCGTCCCGGCCAGCGTGACGACGAGTTGGCGCACCGGCGCCGTGTGCCAGGCCAGGGTGCCGCCGGTCGCGGTCTCCTCCACGGTCACCTCGGTCGCCGCGAACGTCGTCGACACCAGGTCGTCGTTGCGTCCCGGGGCCATGTCGAGCCGCCCGGTCTGAACGTGCGACGCGTCGTCGTCGCCGGTCCACAGCCGCACGCAACGGATCATGCGCGTCACCGTAGCGGTGCGCACCGGGTCCACGAAGTTGCCTACGCTTGCCCTAGTGACCGAACGAGGGCGCAGCGCCGATCCGCGTGCCGAGCGGGTGCGCGGCCGGCACGGTGACGGTGTACGCCGACCCGGTGCTTGGTGCGCTGACCGGGCACCGTGGCAGGTGTTCGGGGCGCTGTGGCTCTACGCGATGGCGGTCGGCGGCGCGGTCACCGGGGTCGCGGCGGCGTTCGGCAGCGCGGCGTCGGTGGTGCTCGGGCTGTTCCTCGTCGTGGTCGGCAACGCCGCCGCGGCGGGCCCGGTCGGCCGTCCGCTGCTGTCGAACTTCTACTCCACGTTCAGCGCGATCGTGCCGCAGGGCTCCGGGGTGTCGCTGCTGCGCAGTGTGTCCTACTTCGACGGGCACGGCGCGGCGACGGGCCAGGCGCCGGCTGCCTGCTCGCTGTCCTCGCCACCGGCGCACGGCTGAATTATCGTGCCGGGTATGAGCGGATCGCCGGGCGTCGTCGGGCAGACCGAGCCGTACTACGACCTCGGCTCCTACCATCGGCCGACTGACAGCCCATCGCAGGACGCCCGGGTCTGGTTCGACCGGGGCATGGTGTGGGCCTACGCCTTCAACCACGAGGAGGCCATCGCCTGCTTCGAGCGCGCGCTCGACCTCGACCCCGACTTCGCGTTGGCCCGCTGGGGCATCGCCTACGCGATCGGACCGAACTACAACAAGGCGTGGGAGGCCTTCGATCCCGTCGACCTGGCGGCGTCGGTGGCCCGCGCACGCAGCGAGCTCGCGCTTGCCGCAGGCGGGCGCGCCTCGGCGCTCGAACGCGGCCTCGTCGACGCGCTGACGGCGCGGTTCTCCACCGACGATCCCGACGACACCGACGCGCTGCAGGCAGGCCACACCGCCTACGCCGACGCGATGACCGCACTGGCCCGGGAATTCCCCGACGACGTCGACGTCGCGGCCCTGACCGCCG
This window contains:
- a CDS encoding SulP family inorganic anion transporter → MSTDVTTPAPAEKTAAVAWWTRGDLNAFFGLGFNILVNVLTLTGLMIGVIKVPAGDVLGTVLPALGVALILGNLYYTFLARRLAKRENRSDVTALPYGPSVPHMFIVVFVVMLPVYLNTDDAMRAWEAGLAWAFMIGVIVMIGAFVGPHIRRLTPRAAMLGTLAGISITFISMRPAAQMWEAAWIGLPVLAIILIGFFTDIKLPFGIPVGLAALLVGTAIGWIGGFMSAPDVGQAVSDIAIGVPDPRIDMLFAGLSNLAPLLGTAIPLGVYNFTEAMSNVESAAAAGDNYNLRSVLLADGAGAVVGSAFGSPFPPAVYIGHPGWKDAGGRAGYSLASGVVIGILCFLGLFGVLDALLPVPAIVPILLYIGLLIGAQAFQAVPRLHAIAVVAAILPNLAQWASGLIDNALNAAGTSATQVGMDALGNAGVVYEGLQTLGEGAVLVGLILGTMVTFILEKKFRYAAIASAVGAVLSFIGLIHAPEVSWAANPQVALGYALFGVVCLLYSLLPGAKDPVQVDEADVVAGH
- a CDS encoding cupin domain-containing protein → MIRCVRLWTGDDDASHVQTGRLDMAPGRNDDLVSTTFAATEVTVEETATGGTLAWHTAPVRQLVVTLAGTLQFITRDGEQFRQAPGDVLLAEDTTGSGHQWRLEGADPWRRMYVRLGDDAVVPFVADR